The DNA window TTTCGGCAAGATCATAACGCTCTAGTATAATTGCTGCAGCTCCTCCGCTTGGGATCAGGCCGTCTCTTTCTGAATCAAATGGGCGACTTGCCTGTTGAGGGTTGCTAATTCTAGTTGAAAATGCACTTAGTCCATCAAAACTACACATAGATTGCCAGTTTATTTCTTGAGCGCCTCCGCATATAATACGTTCCTGCTGACCTGAAGCAATTAGGTTAAAAGCTTGTCCAACGGCATGGCCTCCGCTTGAGCATGCAGAGCTAATAGTCCAAGCAGCTCCCTTTGTTTTGAAAAGAGTATTTAAGTTCATAGTGATATTAGAGGTCATAGATCTAAAAATAGTACCACTACCAATAAGAGATGTTGCTCCTCTCGTTGTAAGTAAGTTGACTTGTTCAAGCGCCGCAATACAGCTGGAATCACAACCGAAAATCAGTCCACTTTCATCATTTTGTATGTCTTCACTTTTTAGGCCGGATTGAGACAATGCCTGAACTGATGCTGCATAAGCTTGTATTGTATAGTCAGGCATGCTCCTACGTTGCTTTTTATTAAGCCAGTCTTTGGAGGAAAAACCTCTAATCATTCCTGTTAGGGGACTTTCAAAGCCAAGTTCAGTACGTTCTGGATCGATGGCTATGCCTGATTTTCCTTGTTTAAGAGAATTTGAGATCTCATCAAGGGTGATGCCGAGAACAGAAATTGCTCCTATTCCGGTAATAGCTACTTTATATGGTAATGACAAAATTATGCTCCTATAAAAAACAAAAATTAAGTATAAATACCACCATTTACAGAAATAGTTTGGCCTGTAATATAAGTTGCTTTTTCTGAACATAGAAAGGAAACGACTCCTGCAACTTCATTTGGTTTTCCTATTCTGCGAAGGGGGATCTGTGAAGTAATTTGATCAATCGGAAGGCCCGCAAGCATGTCTGTTTCAATGAAACCAGGGGAGACAGCATTTACCAATATATTTCGTTTGGCAACTTCCATTGCAAGAGATCTTGTGGCACCAATCAGTCCTGCTTTTGCTGCAGAATAATTGGTCTGCCCAGCAACTCCAGTTTCACCGGAAGTTGAAGAAATATTAATTATACGTCCACATCTTTTTCTAAGCATTTTAGTTACAACTGGCTTAGTTACGTTAAAAAAACCGTCAAGATGAACTTGTAGAACTTTATTCCAATCTTCTTTGTCCATAAGCATGATAAGTGAATCTCGTGCAATACCTGCATTGTTTACGAGTATGTATGGGACATCTTTTTCTAACATTGGAGAAAGGACTTCGTTCACTGAATTTTCATCAGCAACATCAAATTGTAGTAAGGTGCATTTTCGTCCTTTATTACGGATTGTAGTTGCAATTTCTTCAGCAGATTTTTCGCTGGTGCGAAAATTTAACCATATATCATACCCGTCATCAGCAAGTTGTAATGCAATGGCAGCTCCAAGACCTTTACTTGCTCCGGTAATTAGTGCGATTTTTGACATAAAATAATCACCTTATTAAAGTAAAATATTGTAAGGGTATTGCATATATCCTATGCTCTTGACTGAGTAAAGTTGTATCGGTAAGCTTGTTATTAATATGTTTTTTAAAATCATGCATGTTGGGAAGCTTTTTTTTGTCGATATTTTTTAAAATATGTATTAAATGGTACTATTATAGG is part of the Desulfovibrio gilichinskyi genome and encodes:
- a CDS encoding beta-ketoacyl-[acyl-carrier-protein] synthase family protein, which produces MSLPYKVAITGIGAISVLGITLDEISNSLKQGKSGIAIDPERTELGFESPLTGMIRGFSSKDWLNKKQRRSMPDYTIQAYAASVQALSQSGLKSEDIQNDESGLIFGCDSSCIAALEQVNLLTTRGATSLIGSGTIFRSMTSNITMNLNTLFKTKGAAWTISSACSSGGHAVGQAFNLIASGQQERIICGGAQEINWQSMCSFDGLSAFSTRISNPQQASRPFDSERDGLIPSGGAAAIILERYDLAEKRGANILGFITGYGFSSDGEHLAVPSDTGLARAGAKALKQAGLYPSDIDYICAHATSTIAGDAAEAQNIKSLFNGCSPRISSTKSMTGHELWMSGASQVVYTTLMHQGGFIAPNINLKSIDSNSEGLNIITKTDNSGPRNALLNSAGFGGTNSCLVLSF
- the fabG gene encoding 3-oxoacyl-ACP reductase FabG, with translation MSKIALITGASKGLGAAIALQLADDGYDIWLNFRTSEKSAEEIATTIRNKGRKCTLLQFDVADENSVNEVLSPMLEKDVPYILVNNAGIARDSLIMLMDKEDWNKVLQVHLDGFFNVTKPVVTKMLRKRCGRIINISSTSGETGVAGQTNYSAAKAGLIGATRSLAMEVAKRNILVNAVSPGFIETDMLAGLPIDQITSQIPLRRIGKPNEVAGVVSFLCSEKATYITGQTISVNGGIYT